A window from Sphingobacterium hotanense encodes these proteins:
- a CDS encoding dihydrofolate reductase family protein has protein sequence MRKISLFIAMSLDGYIAKPNDDLTFLKLVEKAGEDYGYGEFTDTIDTLIIGRRTYDYVLKNVGLSHYENGQRDVYVITRTERPQVGRTTFYTGNLTELVKRLKSEKGKNIYCDGGAEVINELLKHDLIDEFIISIVPILLGNGTRLFKDSRPEQTLEFIKVKTFETGLTQLHYKRQK, from the coding sequence ATGCGGAAAATATCACTTTTCATTGCAATGAGTTTAGACGGTTACATTGCAAAACCTAATGATGACCTTACTTTCTTGAAACTCGTTGAAAAAGCAGGAGAAGATTATGGTTATGGAGAATTTACAGACACAATTGACACATTGATTATTGGCAGAAGAACCTATGATTATGTGCTTAAAAATGTTGGTTTATCCCATTACGAAAATGGACAACGGGATGTCTATGTCATAACAAGAACGGAAAGACCGCAAGTAGGTAGAACGACTTTTTATACAGGGAATTTGACTGAACTGGTCAAACGACTGAAATCTGAAAAAGGGAAAAATATTTATTGTGACGGAGGAGCGGAAGTAATAAATGAACTATTGAAACACGACTTAATAGACGAGTTTATCATTTCGATAGTACCCATTTTATTAGGTAACGGAACAAGACTTTTCAAAGACAGCAGACCAGAGCAAACACTTGAATTTATCAAAGTCAAAACGTTTGAGACTGGATTGACACAACTGCATTACAAGCGACAAAAATAA